In Bryobacteraceae bacterium, the following proteins share a genomic window:
- a CDS encoding 3-deoxy-7-phosphoheptulonate synthase, whose translation MVVVMEVNATEQQVEDVIGRMLDMGFNPSRTTGESQTIIAGVGHGAVDLASFLAMPGVREAHRISSPYKLASRLWKPERTQVQLGGVTIGAGLVLIVRASAAQSPAAAAAGAHGIAVTAAKVRFGYEAVPPEKLRDTEAAASAHGLFTVVEIMDPARVGALSENAAGFLVAAPQMENLTLLRALGRQRKPVILERGLASTIDDWLMAADAILSGGNGSVVLCERGIKTFDPAASTMDISAIPSIHKLSHLPVIADPLRGTGKRDRVLDMGRAAIAAGAAGLVTDAGPDLAENARQWRTLAEALRPATGMLA comes from the coding sequence ATGGTCGTCGTCATGGAGGTCAACGCCACTGAGCAGCAGGTGGAAGACGTCATCGGGCGCATGCTCGACATGGGCTTCAACCCCAGCCGCACCACCGGCGAGAGCCAGACTATCATTGCCGGAGTCGGCCACGGCGCTGTCGACCTTGCTTCGTTCCTCGCCATGCCCGGCGTCCGCGAGGCTCACCGGATCAGTTCGCCCTACAAGCTCGCCAGCCGCTTGTGGAAGCCCGAACGGACACAGGTTCAACTCGGTGGCGTCACCATCGGCGCCGGCCTCGTCCTCATCGTCCGCGCCTCCGCCGCCCAATCGCCCGCCGCGGCCGCCGCCGGAGCGCATGGGATCGCCGTTACGGCGGCCAAAGTCCGCTTCGGCTACGAAGCCGTACCGCCCGAAAAGCTTCGCGACACAGAAGCGGCCGCCTCCGCCCACGGACTGTTCACGGTCGTCGAAATCATGGATCCGGCTCGGGTCGGCGCGCTATCGGAGAACGCCGCCGGGTTCCTCGTAGCCGCTCCGCAGATGGAGAATCTCACGCTTCTCCGCGCCCTCGGCCGCCAGCGCAAACCGGTGATCCTCGAACGCGGCCTCGCCTCCACCATCGACGATTGGCTCATGGCCGCCGACGCCATACTCTCCGGAGGCAACGGCAGCGTCGTCCTCTGCGAGCGAGGCATCAAGACCTTCGACCCCGCCGCCTCCACCATGGACATCTCCGCCATTCCGTCCATCCACAAACTGTCCCACCTCCCCGTCATCGCCGATCCCCTCCGCGGAACCGGCAAACGCGACCGTGTTCTCGACATGGGCCGCGCCGCCATTGCCGCCGGAGCCGCCGGTCTCGTTACCGACGCCGGACCCGATCTCGCAGAAAACGCCCGCCAATGGCGCACGCTGGCCGAAGCCCTCCGCCCCGCCACCGGGATGCTAGCATAG
- the trxB gene encoding thioredoxin-disulfide reductase: MRNVVIIGSGCAGNTAAVYAARASLKPLVVAGHEPGGQLSLTTLVENFPGFPEGIDGPVLVENIKKQAENFGAEFKHGSVIEADLSKRPFRLNIDGEWVETRTLIVASGASARWLNLPSEQKLIGHGVSSCATCDGFFYRGKQIMVIGGGDSAMEEANFLTRFGDKVMLVHRREEFRASKIMLDRARANPKIEFVTNSVVEEVEGGEVVTGVKLRNLVTGEVTQRPVDGFFVAIGHIPNTKIFRGQLDLDADGYIVSHGGARTNVTGVFHAGDVQDRIYRQAITAAGAGCMAAIEAERFLEAEGH, from the coding sequence ATGCGAAACGTCGTAATTATCGGCTCCGGCTGCGCCGGAAATACAGCGGCTGTCTATGCCGCTCGCGCCAGCCTCAAACCGCTAGTCGTCGCCGGCCACGAGCCCGGCGGCCAGTTGTCGCTCACCACCCTGGTGGAGAATTTTCCTGGTTTTCCCGAAGGTATCGACGGGCCTGTTCTCGTCGAAAACATCAAGAAACAGGCGGAAAACTTCGGCGCTGAGTTCAAACACGGCTCCGTGATCGAAGCCGACCTCTCGAAACGCCCCTTCCGCCTCAACATCGACGGCGAATGGGTGGAGACACGCACCCTTATCGTCGCCAGCGGCGCCTCCGCGCGATGGCTCAACCTGCCTTCCGAACAGAAGCTCATCGGCCACGGCGTCAGCTCCTGCGCCACCTGCGACGGCTTCTTCTATCGCGGGAAGCAGATCATGGTCATCGGCGGCGGCGACTCGGCCATGGAAGAAGCCAACTTTCTCACCCGGTTCGGCGACAAGGTGATGCTCGTCCATCGGCGCGAAGAGTTCCGTGCGTCGAAGATCATGCTCGACCGCGCCCGCGCCAACCCGAAGATCGAGTTCGTCACCAACAGCGTCGTCGAAGAAGTGGAAGGCGGCGAGGTCGTCACCGGCGTGAAGTTACGCAACCTGGTTACCGGCGAAGTCACACAGCGTCCCGTGGACGGCTTCTTCGTCGCCATCGGCCACATCCCCAACACCAAGATTTTCCGGGGCCAGCTCGATTTGGACGCCGACGGCTATATCGTCTCCCACGGCGGCGCCCGCACCAACGTCACCGGCGTATTTCACGCGGGCGACGTGCAGGACCGCATCTATCGCCAGGCGATCACGGCCGCCGGAGCCGGATGCATGGCCGCCATCGAAGCCGAGCGTTTTCTAGAGGCCGAAGGCCACTAG